The Toxoplasma gondii ME49 chromosome XII, whole genome shotgun sequence genome includes a region encoding these proteins:
- a CDS encoding NTPase I (encoded by transcript TGME49_277240~3' partial because of sequencing gap. Supported by RNAseq.~Signal peptide predicted by SignalP 2.0 HMM (probability 0.999) with cleavage site probability 0.837 at residue 25), which produces MWLPVYVPLLLVFGVSLSLPQGSLGTDSSSLRGVDADTEKRINVGKKHLQTLRNLETRCHDSLQALVVIDAGSSSTRTNVFLAKTRSCPNKGRSIDPDSIQLIGAGKRFAGLRVVLEEWLDTYAGKDWESRPVDARLLFQYVPQMHEGAKKLMQLLEEDTVAILDSQLNEKQKVQVKALGIPSMLCSTAGVRDFHEWYRDALF; this is translated from the coding sequence ATGTGGTTGCCGGTGTATGTGCCTCTCTTGCTGGTGTTTGGAGTTAGTTTGTCCCTCCCACAAGGAAGCCTTGGCACAGACTCATCGTCACTCCGGGGAGTGGACGCTGACACTGAAAAGCGGATTAATGTCGGGAAGAAACACCTGCAGACCCTCCGAAATCTGGAAACTCGGTGCCACGATTCCTTGCAAGCACTTGTTGTAATCGATGCAGGCAGTAGTTCGACGAGGACGAATGTTTTCTTGGCGAAAACCCGGTCATGCCCAAATAAAGGCCGTAGCATTGACCCAGACAGTATTCAACTCATCGGCGCTGGCAAGCGGTTCGCAGGACTTCGTGTAGTTTTAGAAGAGTGGCTGGACACTTACGCTGGAAAGGACTGGGAGTCGAGGCCCGTTGATGCCAGACTTCTCTTCCAGTACGTCCCTCAGATGCACGAGGGGGCGAAGAAACTCATGCAACTcttggaagaagacacggtTGCCATTTTGGACTCACAGCTCAATGAGAAACAAAAGGTCCAGGTCAAGGCGTTGGGCATTCCCAGTATGCTTTGCAGCACAGCAGGAGTTCGCGACTTCCACGAATGGTACCGCGACGCCCTCTTTG
- a CDS encoding hypothetical protein (encoded by transcript TGME49_277230), whose amino-acid sequence MLSIQRSSAGQAVLPFVFYSKNVFGALHLRPLHYFTSRTDDFSWPTEKMAKISRVGGGRRALTRPLAATLGFFLLSPASLTQVLFGSEAPNGVVSVRASDVNTEGDATVANPEERGELGQDLPSADDVNEAGESAQDGVEAADLEEVAELFGGEGGLAGLSDFFRDAVGSNEFNDTLEALAEGVGLPKEHPFTSETESVEAGVVPEPESVEAEVVPGHEGLSEADIVPPEVFSEPEAIPEADIVPPEVFSEPEAIPEADIVPPEVFSEPEAIPEADIVPPEVFSEPEAIPEADNVQHEVVQSPETMGVETSLFGSEAAGELQEPELAGETRVTTALPFLDDNNSLTMDMENAVGMEGDATTMGGLASFATEEAHAKPQEDAAYGNKARIASQTQQPAKASLMKRIGATIASLLAMGGLAYAGHKYFRGQSAASGSQQPAAGDKKD is encoded by the coding sequence ATGCTTTCAATTCAACGCTCCTCCGCCGGTCAAGCTGTGCTGCCCTTCGTTTTTTATAGTAAAAACGTCTTCGGAGCGTTGCATCTACGACCCCTACACTACTTCACCTCTAGAACGGACGATTTTTCGTGGCCTACGGAGAAAATGGCGAAGATCTCGCGCGTTGGTGGCGGCCGCCGCGCCCTTACCCGGCCCCTGGCGGCGACTCTCGgttttttcctcctctctcccgcgaGTTTGACTCAGGTTCTGTTCGGGTCGGAGGCTCCGAACGGAGTTGTGTCAGTTCGTGCATCAGACGTCAACACCGAGGGAGATGCCACGGTTGCGAACCCCGAGGAGCGCGGCGAACTGGGGCAGGACTTGCCGAGCGCCGACGACGTGAACGAGGCAGGTGAGTCTGCACAGGACGGTGTCGAGGCCGCAGACCTAGAAGAGGTCGCTGAACTCTTcggtggagaaggcggactGGCGGGTCTTAGTGATTTCTTTAGAGACGCAGTGGGTTCCAACGAATTCAACGACACGCTTGAAGCGCTCGCTGAAGGCGTTGGCCTTCCCAAAGAACACCCCTTTACTTCAGAGACTGAGTCTGTCGAGGCTGGGGTTGTTCCGGAACCTGAATCGGTCGAGGCCGAAGTTGTTCCTGGACATGAAGGTCTTTCGGAGGCTGACATTGTTCCGCCCGAAGTTTTTTCTGAGCCTGAAGCTATTCCGGAGGCTGACATTGTTCCGCCCGAAGTTTTTTCTGAGCCTGAAGCTATTCCGGAGGCTGACATTGTTCCGCCCGAAGTTTTTTCTGAACCTGAAGCTATTCCGGAGGCTGACATTGTTCCGCCCGAAGTTTTTTCTGAACCTGAAGCTATTCCGGAGGCTGACAATGTTCAGCATGAAGTTGTTCAGTCACCTGAAACCATGGGGGTTGAAACCTCACTATTTGGGAGTGAAGCTGCTGGAGAGCTCCAGGAGCCGGAGTTGGCTGGTGAAACCCGAGTCACGACCGCACTGCCTTTCCTAGATGACAACAATTCTCTAACGATGGACATGGAGAACGCAGTCGGCATGGAAGGGGACGCCACCACCATGGGAGGCCTTGCGAGTTTCGCGACTGAAGAAGCTCACGCGAAACCACAGGAGGACGCGGCTTACGGCAACAAGGCGAGGATCGCGTCGCAGACGCAGCAACCTGCCAAAGCGTCCCTGATGAAAAGGATCGGAGCCACGATTGCCTCACTCCTCGCTATGGGGGGTCTGGCGTACGCTGGTCACAAGTATTTCCGCGGCCAGTCCGCCGCTTCTGGGTCGCAGCAGCCTGCGGCCGGCGACAAGAAGGACTAA
- a CDS encoding NTPase II (encoded by transcript TGME49_277270~3' partial because of sequencing gaps. Supported by RNAseq.~Signal peptide predicted by SignalP 2.0 HMM (probability 0.998) with cleavage site probability 0.918 at residue 25): MWLPVHVPLLLVFGVSLSLPHGSLGTDSSSLRGVDADTEKRINVGKTHLQTLRNLETRCHDSLQALVVIDAGSSSTRTNVFLAKTRSCPNRGRSIDPDSIRLIREGKRFTGLRVVLEEWLDTYAGKDWESRPVDARLLFQYVPQMHEGAKKLMQLLEEDTVAILDSQLNEEQKVQVKALGIPVMLCSTAGVRDFHEWYRDALFVLLRHLINNPSPAHGYKFFTNPFWTRPITGAEEGLFAFITLNHLSRRLGEDPARCMIDEYGVKHCRNDLAGVVEVGGASAQIVFPLQEGTVLPSSVRAVNLQRERLLPERYPSADVVSVSFMQLGRPVRR; this comes from the exons ATGTGGTTGCCGGTGCATGTGCCTCTCTTGCTGGTGTTTGGAGTTAGTTTGTCCCTCCCACATGGAAGCCTTGGCACAGACTCATCGTCACTCCGGGGAGTGGACGCTGACACTGAAAAGCGGATTAATGTCGGGAAGACACACCTGCAGACCCTCCGAAATCTGGAAACTCGGTGCCACGATTCCTTGCAAGCACTTGTTGTAATCGATGCAGGCAGTAGTTCGACGAGGACGAATGTTTTCTTGGCGAAAACCCGGTCATGTCCAAATAGAGGCCGTAGCATTGACCCAGACAGTATTCGACTCATCCGCGAGGGTAAACGGTTCACAGGACTTCGTGTAGTTTTAGAAGAGTGGCTGGACACTTACGCTGGAAAGGACTGGGAGTCGAGGCCCGTTGATGCCAGACTTCTCTTCCAGTACGTCCCTCAGATGCACGAGGGGGCGAAGAAACTCATGCAACTcttggaagaagacacggtTGCCATTTTGGACTCACAGCTCAATGAGGAACAAAAG GTCCAGGTCAAGGCGTTGGGCATTCCAGTAATGCTTTGCAGCACAGCAGGAGTTCGCGACTTCCACGAATGGTACCGCGACGCCCTCTTTGTCCTTTTGCGTCACCTCATCAACAATCCGTCGCCTGCACACGGATACAAATTCTTCACCAATCCTTTCTGGACACGACCGATCACAGGAGCTGAGGAAGGCCTCTTCGCGTTTATCACGCTCAACCACCTGTCCAGACGGCTAGGCGAAGACCCAGCTAGGTGCATGATTGATGAATACGGGGTGAAGCATTGCCGCAATGACCTTGCTGGCGTGGTCGAGGTTGGGGGTGCTTCTGCTCAAATTGTCTTTCCACTACAGGAAGGTACCGTCCTGCCCTCTTCGGTCCGTGCCGTCAACCTGCAGCGCGAACGCCTTCTCCCAGAACGTTATCCAAGTGCCGACGTCGTGTCAGTTTCGTTTATGCAGCTGGGTAGGCCAGTCCGCAGGA